The DNA window CGAGCGCCTTCGAGCGCGTGGAGGCGGCGCTGCTGGCGGCGGGCGCGCATCAGGTGGTGCGCCTGAAGGTCAGCGCGGCGTTTCATTCCCGGTACATGCGAAGCGCGGAGGATGAGTTCGCCCGCTTCCTGTCCCAGTTCGAGTTCTCCTCGCTGGACTTCCCCGTGGTCTCCAACCTCCACGCGACGCCCTACGCGCTGGAGGCGATTCACACCTGTCTGGCCGGGCAGATGAGCAAGGCGGTGCGCTGGACGGAGACCATCCAGTGGCTCGCGCGTCAGCCGGAGCCAAGGTTCGAGGAGCTGGGCCCCGCCAAGGTCCTGACGCCGCTCATCCAGAGCATCCTGCGACGGTCCCCATCGGCGCGGGCTCGCACGGCTTGAGGAGGGCTCACGCGGCGCGGAGCTTGGAGAGCACCCGCGCCAGGCCCGTGGCCTCCCGACCGAAGGGAGAGCCCACGGCGAGGACCGTGGAGGCCGAGCCCGCGAGGTTCGCGGTGACGAGGTTCGCGAGGGTCCCCGAGGGGGTCATGTCCACGTAGCGCGAGGGCCCCAGGGTCTCCACTTCGAGGATGGCGTCTCGAAAGCGCATCGGGTCCAGCGCGGCGCGCAAGAGATGCGAGGCATCCGGGTGGAGGACCTGGCCGGCGGTGCGGCTGGAGAAGACCTTGATGCGCGGCGGAGAGAAGGGGACCTGGAGGAGCGCGGCGGAGGCGCCCGTGGGCAGTGGCTCGACCCAGGGCGAGTGGAAGGGTTGGCGCACGGGGAGCAGGCTGTAGAGGAGGTTCCGGGCGCGCAGGTGGGCCTCCACGTCCTCCATCCACATGTCGGGGACGGCGATGACGTAGTGCGTGGGGCCCAGGATTCCCGCGAGTGCCGCGCGGCGGGGGAGCACGGGGGAGTCGCTGAACGTCGCGGGGTCCGCCATGAGGGCAATCATTCCGCCCGCGCGACAGCCTCGCTGGAGCGCGAGCGCCTGCTGCCCGAGGGCGGGAAGGACGTCGTCGAAGGTGCAGGCGCCCGCGATGGCGCACGCCGCGACCTCGCCAAGGCTTGCGCCCAGCACCGCGGAGGGGCGGATGCCGGCGTCGATGAGCGAGGCGGCCAGCGCGTACTCGTAGACGAAGATGGCCGGATGGGTCAGCTCCAGGTCGTCGAAGTCATCGCTGATGCGGTGAGGGGCTTCGTAGAGCTCATGGAGGAACGAGCGCCCCGTGATTCGCCGGATGACCGCGTCGCCGCGCTCCATCCAGTGCCGGAAGACGGGGTTCTGGCGGTAGAGCTCCTCGCCCATGCGGTAGAGCTGGGAGCCCTGTCCTCCGAAGAGAAAGACAATCTCGCCCGAGTCGATGCGCATGGTGCGTCCTCGTTCAGGTGACGGTTTCGTGGAGCCGGGTGACGACCCGGTTGGCACTCAGGAAGGCCTTGCCGCAGAGGGCGAGCAGCAGCAGCCCCTCCCACCAGGCGAAGCGCGGGAGGCCCCACCGCGAGCCCGCCGGCGACGCGGAGGACTCCGCGAGGAAGTCCACGGGCAGGGGGGCCTGCCATGCGAGCCAGAAGGCCAGGAGCACGAGCCCCAGGGCCACCGCGCCCACCTGGACCGCGCGCATGGTGGACAGGATGAGGAACTCCCCCTTGGTGAGGGAGGACTTGAAGCGGAGCATCCCCAGTTGCTGCACGCGGCGCAGGTTCGACGCGTTGGTGAGGGCCAGGCTCGCCTCCTCGCTGTGCCGGAGGATGGCGCCGCTGTGCATCATGGCGAGCACGGAGGGCCGGACGTTCCAGGCCTTCTTGCGCGCGCGCTTGCGAGCCCCCTTCTGGTAGCGCTTCATCTCGGAGGGGTGGTCGAGCGTGGGCAATAGCTTCTGGATGGCGATGTCCAGGGTTCCGAAGGCGCGGTTCATCCGGAGGAAGGACCAGTTCATGCTCATGCGGTAGCGCTGGAGCACGGGCTGCATGTAGTCGCCGAGCGCCTGGACGGACTTCTCGTGATGCGGGAGGTCGGGGACGAGCGTCTTGCGGTGCCAGGTGCGGAAGGCGTTGAGGAGCTCCGCTTGGAGCGAGTCGATGCCCACGTTGGGCAGGTTCGCGGAGGTGGAGAGCATGTTGAGGATGGCGGTCTCGAAGTCGCGCTCGGCGAGCGCCTTCATGTAGCCGTGGAACGAGTCGAGGAAGTCGATGTCGAGCCGGCCGACGGACCCGAAGTCAATCAGACACACCTGGCTGTCCTTGAGCAGGACGATGTTTCCGGGGTGGAGGTCCCCGTGGAAGAGGTGGTCCTCGAACATCTGCCGGTAGAGGGATTGGAGCAGGGTGCGGCCGACCTCCTCGAGGTCGACGTTGTTGTCGCGTTGCCAGCGGAGGACCTTCTCCGGGTCTGTCTGCTTGACGTGGAGCAGCTCGCTCATGAAGACGCCTGGGATGTATTCCAGGACGATGACATTGGGGCGGCACCACTCGGTGAAGACCTGGGGGATGTAGATGTTCTGGTGCTTGCGCAGCTTCTTGCGGAAGGTGGTGAGCGCGGCGGCCTCGTAGCGGTAGTCGAGCTCCTCCTTCACGATGTCCTGGAGCTCCCACAGGGCGTCCTCCCAGTTGAACAGCTCGGAGGAGGGCAGCAGGCTCAGGGGGCCGAGCAGCGACTGGAAGAGGTCCAGGTCGCGCCAGAACATCGACGGGGCATCGGGGCGCTGGAGCTTGACGGCGACGAGGTGTCCTCCCTGGCGCAGCCGGGCGATGTGGCACTGGCCGATGGAGGCAGCGGCGACGGGGACGGGGGAGAACTCGGAGAAGACGGACTCGAGGGGACGGCCGAAGGCCTCCTCGAGGTAGCGCCGGGCGACGCCGGGGGGAAAGGCCGTGGCGCGGTCGTGCAGGTCCGAGAGCGCGAGGCAGAACTCGGTGGGGAACAGGTCATTGCGCAGGGCGAGGAGCTGGCCGAGCTTGATGAAGACGCCGCCCAGGGCGTCCAGGGTGTTGCGGACGATGGCGCCCCGCTCCGCGGGGGAGGTGAGGACGGGGTTGGAGAGCTTGCCCCACATGGACATGAGGGACTTGAGCACCACGCGGCGGCGGCGCTCCGGGTTGAGCGTCAGCTCGGCGATTTCGACGGAGTGGGGCAGCCGCTCGCGAAGGGGCGTGGGGACGAGGTCCGGGTCGAGCAGCTTGAGCCGTGACACGCGCATCGGGTCATCGTACCGAAGGTGGTCGATGACCCGAGAAAGCCGGACAGGCCTTGCGGGGGAGGACGTTCAATAGTCCACGGCGGAGCGAAGGGGCCGCTTGCTCCAGGCGCCGTAAGGCCTGCGCGGAAGAGGGCGGGTGCTAGGGCGTGGTGGCCCGAGCTCCGGCACAATCGTAGGAGTAGACGACCTCCGGGTAGGCAGAGCGAGTGCCCGTGCGAGCCGGCGTGCGGTCACAGACACACAACTCCGAGCCGACCTCCGTGGTGTGGGAGGCATCGCTGTAGAAGACGATGTAGTGGTCGGTGGCGCAGCGCAGGAGTGGGTCCTCGCGAGAGGCCAGCTCAGACGGTGCATCCCCTCCTCCGCAACCCAGTTGTGCCGCGACGAGGGCGAATCCCAGAACCAATCGTAGACGCATGGAATCTCCAGAAATGGGCATCTTGAGATGAGGACGGCCTGGGGATGATGCCACAGCGCCAGGGTCCGCGGATGTCGGTGTTACGGATAGAGGCCTGATTGTGATTGAGTGGGTGGGTCACCCGGATGTCTGAGTCATTCGAGCCCCGATTGGCAGGCTGTCGAGGGGGCTTCTGTCCAGACATGCGGCCTCTGTGGCCGGTGTCCGGGCTTTCGCGCGGAGTGGAGGCGCCCGCCTCGTCAATGCTCTTGGGATGGGGCTTCGTGTAGGATAGAACAGACGAGAAGCGTAATGGGGGATGGGGTACCGGTAAAGGCTTGATTTTACTGGGCACGAGTGGCGAAACAGGCAGACGCAGCGGACTTAAAATCCGCTGGCCCGAAAGGGTCGTCCGGGTTCGATTCCCGGCTCGTGCATTTCGAACTGGCTGGAACCACGAGACCGTTCTGCTGGTTTTCATCCAGGTGCCCGCCGTGCCTCTTCCGTGCTGTTCCAGGATGCGCACCGCGTCCTTCTTCACGTTGGGACTGAGATGGGCGTAGCGCATGGTCATCTCAATGGATGCATGACCCAGCAGCTCCTGGATGGCTTTGAGCGGCACTCCTCCCGCCAGTTTTTGGCACCTCAAGCGCCGCTGCGCGGCCCTCCAATCCCGCGCTTCTCCGCGCTCAGGTGGATCGAAGACCCGCGCTTCTTGAAGGTCGTCTCCACAAATAAATGTGCGGTTTCCACGAAGAGTCCGCCGGATGCAATGATTTGGGCGGTGCCGTTCGTTGCCTTGCAATAGTGGAAATCACTTACGACCGCCCGAGGTAGTGAGCTTCCTATCTCATTGTAGATAACCAGGAATTTCGGAGCTGGGCCACATGGGTTGTTGGCTGAGCCTGGGAATGATAGGATTTACGCGATTTTCCTGCTTCGAAGGAGGTGGTGATATGTTGCGCAAGTCGATTGCTGCTGCGGTGTTCGCAGCGACTATGTTCTCGGGCTGTGGCGGGGGCGAGCTGGACACGCCGCCGCAGGCCTCCGTGGACGACAAGAGCGCCAGTGAAATCTGCCTGCTATTCCGTGGCTACGGGGAGTCACGTGAGGAGGCATGCTCCTATGCAAAAAGGGATGCACAGGCATACTGCACCCTATACGGCACAGGTGCTACTCGCGTCAAAACCTGCAAAGTCGTCAGGCAGGGGGAGCGAGACTATACGGTTGACCTGTCTGCCTGTTGCCCGGGCGCCTTTCCCGGCGGAGAAGTCCAGAGCAAATAGAGATGTCAGGGACACATCGAGTGAGAGGTAGCCATGAGCAATCTCTTCAGACGTGCGACACACCTGTGCTCGTCTGAATTGCTCGCGACTGTCTGATGTTACCCACGACGCTCCCCACGTTTCTCGGTGGGGGCGTGCCGCAGCTCGTCCGGCAAGTAGTAGACGAGAGGCCGCGTCCCGTCCCCCATCCGGCGCTGGCCACGCGTGTTCAGCTCGGAGTCGGCTTTCTGCTCGGAACGGCAGGAGTCGATGTCCTCGCGTGGGCCGCGAAGTCTCTTGTCGGGGGGACTCCCGCCCTGGTTGAGAAGGTCGCGCGTTGATGACGTGGAGCGCTGGCAGGCCAGGCCAGAACCACCTGCCGCCCGCGAGGTTGGGAAGCCGCCAGTGCCCGCAGTAGCAGCGCCAGTCTACCTCGACGAGCTGCGCGCGGAGGCTTGAGGGCAAGCGCAGCACGGCCACCTTGCACTCGGGCATCACGAGCGGCAGCCGCAGGTCAATGAGCGTCTTGCCATGCCCCACGCCAATCGGGAGGAGCCCGCCACCCGTGCGCGCGGCCTCGCGGAGTGCAAGACGTTGAACCGGGAGAAGAGAGGTCGGGCAACGCTTCTCCAGCGACGCACAGGAGCACGGAGCCCCTGGGGACGCACGGAGCGAGGTCTCCAGCAGCGAGAGGGACGCAGAGCTGTGCGTGCTCGCGAGGTCGCGGCGCGGCAGGCTGAGCACCCGCGCGAGGTCGGGAGACCAGCCGACGGGTTGGCCCTTCGCGACTGCGGCACGCTCCCCTGCAAGCTTCGCAAGGGCGCGTGGGGCTGTTGTTGAGTTTTTGGCTCGAAGCACATCCCAGCTGGTCAGAATTGAGGGAGAGATCAGGCGACAGGGCTTGGATGTGGTCTATGTCGCTGATGTGCCTTCGAAGACTTCCGTCGACGAGATGGGGCGTAGCGAGGCGATCAAGAGCCTTGTTGGAGGAATTTCGACCCATGCTGGGTATGATGGAATCAAGGTCGCCTTGATTGCGCTGGGTGCACTTATTGCTGGCAGGTTTTCCAGCCAGTTGAGTGCGTTGTTCCGTGACATGGCGGACGTCTTGGGGTGGATCAGGATCGCTAGCTCTAAACCAAGGATCGTGAATCTCGTCCGGCCTCAGGCGGTGCGCCTGGGGTCGGCGCGGCGCAGGGATGGACTGGCAGAGCGCTGGGCGGAGCGAGCAGCGAGGTAGGCGTGCACCCGGGCCAAGAGCCGGTCCATCGTGCGGCAGCGGTGATTGCGGGTGACATTGGCGTGCAGGTCGAGCCACACCCGCTCGATGCGATTGCCCTGGGGGCAGTAGGGCGGCAGGAAGTGAAGGACGAATCGCCTGCCGAGATGGGCGAGCACCTTGCGTGTCTTCTTACTGGAGTGGACAGAGGCGTTGTCGAGGACCAGGTGGATGCGACGAGCACGTCGATATGCACTCGCCAGACGCCAGAGAAGCTGGATGAAGAGCGCGCTGGCTTTGCTCCGCCCTTCCACCCACGTCAGCTTTCCCGTGCGTACATTGAGGGCTCCAGCCAGGTAGCGCTTCTGGTTGTTGCCAGGCGTCACCACCACACGCCTGTGCCCGGGCATGCACCAGTCGCGTCCCACCTTGGGATTGAGATGGATGTCGACTTCGTCCACATGGAGAACAGGCTCCGTGGAGGGTCCGTACACCTCGAGACACCTCACCGCGTGGAGTCGACGGCGTCGCTTCCACCCGGGCCAAGGACACTCGACGATGGGCTTGGCCGCCTTGAGCCGCGCGCCGAGCGAGGCGAGGGTGCGCCCCATGGTGGCCACCGACACACGCACCAAGCCTCGGCGCGCCAATTCCTGGCACAGCAACTCCCGCGTCCACGTCGGACGACACCAGCCCCAATCCTCCGGTGTCCCCGCCAGCACTCGTACCAGCCGCTCGCGGAACCGCTCGTCCACCTTGGCGCGTCCGTTGTTCTCCCTCCTGTCCCGAAGTTCCTGCCGCCCGCCCTCCCGGTAGCGGCGGACCGCGCTCACCACCGTCGAGGTCGCGCACTCCAATGCTCGGGCGACGGCATGGCACGAGGCTCCTCGCCCCACGGCCGCCACCGCCATGCATCTGCGGTAGGTGAGCGGGCAGCCGCTCCTGGCTGCCCACCGAAGCAGCGCTCGCCGCTGCTTTCTCTTCAACCACTGCCTACCTTTGCCCTCGGGCAGGGCCTTCTCGCTCTCAGGTCTTCTGCGCACACAGAGCCGAACGAGAGGTGCCCCTGCTCTCTCTTCCCGCCCCTCCCGCGCCCGCTTGCTCTCCGGCCTGATCGAGAATTACGAACCTCGGTTTAGAGTGCGCCGCGAATGACCACATCGAAGGACGGTTCGAGCGACTCGACCGTGACCTGCATTGGCTCCGACTGGGTGGGCTCGACGACGAAGTAGGTCCCCGGACACGGAGGCTCGGCGCGCACGGCCATGGCGAGAGCCCCACGCCACTTGCCGAAGCCCAGCGCGGAGTCCGAGCCCGCGAATCGCACGTCGTTGACACAGCCAGCATCGGCGACCTTGCTGTGCATCCTCGACGCTTCGGCGCGGGCTGCTCGGCGACTTCGGGATGGAACCGGTGAAGGGAATGCCCCCGCCGGCAATGGCTTGTGTTTCTTGAGCTGGGACAGGCTCCCTCGCTGGATGACTCCGGCGATGACTGATGCGCCGGTGCCTGGTGTCTTCGACGGAGTGGCCACCCCCTAGCAATGCGTGTGGCTTCCAGTCGCGGATCTGTTCAGTGGGTTCAATGGACCCAGCGAGAATAGTGGATAGTACGTAGTCAGTGTGTGTCTCGCTCTCTGCGGCATGGGCATTGGTTGCTTCTGGCAATGAACTGTGATTGCATTCGCAACTGCAGTGCGCTTGGGTGAGTGCTGTTGGTGGGGGTGGTGGGCGGGTCCTAGTTACCCCCTCGGCAGTTTGATTCAACCGCGCCTGACTGAGAGGACCACATGAAGAGGAATTCTGTCGTTGTGGCGTTGTCGCTCGTGCTGTTTGCCTGTGGCCAGCCCGAGGATTCTGCCGCTG is part of the Myxococcus landrumus genome and encodes:
- a CDS encoding acyltransferase domain-containing protein, producing MRIDSGEIVFLFGGQGSQLYRMGEELYRQNPVFRHWMERGDAVIRRITGRSFLHELYEAPHRISDDFDDLELTHPAIFVYEYALAASLIDAGIRPSAVLGASLGEVAACAIAGACTFDDVLPALGQQALALQRGCRAGGMIALMADPATFSDSPVLPRRAALAGILGPTHYVIAVPDMWMEDVEAHLRARNLLYSLLPVRQPFHSPWVEPLPTGASAALLQVPFSPPRIKVFSSRTAGQVLHPDASHLLRAALDPMRFRDAILEVETLGPSRYVDMTPSGTLANLVTANLAGSASTVLAVGSPFGREATGLARVLSKLRAA
- a CDS encoding ABC1 kinase family protein; this translates as MRVSRLKLLDPDLVPTPLRERLPHSVEIAELTLNPERRRRVVLKSLMSMWGKLSNPVLTSPAERGAIVRNTLDALGGVFIKLGQLLALRNDLFPTEFCLALSDLHDRATAFPPGVARRYLEEAFGRPLESVFSEFSPVPVAAASIGQCHIARLRQGGHLVAVKLQRPDAPSMFWRDLDLFQSLLGPLSLLPSSELFNWEDALWELQDIVKEELDYRYEAAALTTFRKKLRKHQNIYIPQVFTEWCRPNVIVLEYIPGVFMSELLHVKQTDPEKVLRWQRDNNVDLEEVGRTLLQSLYRQMFEDHLFHGDLHPGNIVLLKDSQVCLIDFGSVGRLDIDFLDSFHGYMKALAERDFETAILNMLSTSANLPNVGIDSLQAELLNAFRTWHRKTLVPDLPHHEKSVQALGDYMQPVLQRYRMSMNWSFLRMNRAFGTLDIAIQKLLPTLDHPSEMKRYQKGARKRARKKAWNVRPSVLAMMHSGAILRHSEEASLALTNASNLRRVQQLGMLRFKSSLTKGEFLILSTMRAVQVGAVALGLVLLAFWLAWQAPLPVDFLAESSASPAGSRWGLPRFAWWEGLLLLALCGKAFLSANRVVTRLHETVT
- a CDS encoding IS630 family transposase, producing the protein MRRRPESEKALPEGKGRQWLKRKQRRALLRWAARSGCPLTYRRCMAVAAVGRGASCHAVARALECATSTVVSAVRRYREGGRQELRDRRENNGRAKVDERFRERLVRVLAGTPEDWGWCRPTWTRELLCQELARRGLVRVSVATMGRTLASLGARLKAAKPIVECPWPGWKRRRRLHAVRCLEVYGPSTEPVLHVDEVDIHLNPKVGRDWCMPGHRRVVVTPGNNQKRYLAGALNVRTGKLTWVEGRSKASALFIQLLWRLASAYRRARRIHLVLDNASVHSSKKTRKVLAHLGRRFVLHFLPPYCPQGNRIERVWLDLHANVTRNHRCRTMDRLLARVHAYLAARSAQRSASPSLRRADPRRTA